The Solirubrobacterales bacterium genome has a segment encoding these proteins:
- a CDS encoding pilus assembly protein TadG-related protein has protein sequence MRNRGIEASMLGSEHGAALVMAVIWLPVLLLIVVLVVDVGNWFTHRRHLQTQADAAALAAAGDFTLPCNDTPIEQTARFYSGDETAGFNHQLGGTPPDETHMELNSDTWFNQESPVDDTAPNGTPCATKVIDVKMTETDLPLFFQVAGLFSNVDFINTQARVEIRERERFNKTLPVGVPDTNPQVGRVTFIDEATGAVLGSRPITRNGSQNGLAIWDNSSSPFPLTVDRDRIGVRVAFGGATSTTCGQPLVECYDAGSANGILLARGYSMAGSGTQPNAPLARNVYLTPGTCTDPYFHDATTSCTIGVHAEVDFGPCNTLIANVAPKLTARVGGNSYPMTLQSCQAGTSKSVWETNGAPAAINPEVGPVSVWLDWEETKGNQGGNACRTQGNNRCTGSFGSSAAPLMRSFAASSSRSGPIHFAQLWEGGSGWANSFERCSAVQTSCTHNVVAKIGIKQNLQDNADSVNDPVVELRFAAGSGSQNQALDCDPAVSNLENEIATGCAPEYERNQGTACPSTRGALWASTQPWDCVAVETGDKTGQIKKGMNLRIHGSQNPSSCVSPNNWSSFPDFDEDDPRIVPVFITPFGTFQSSGQENVPVTGFGTFYVTGWDGSKSTCPTDDLAPSKSVVGHFIKYVQSLNDGSAGGELCNFDELASCVAVLTR, from the coding sequence GTGAGAAACAGGGGAATCGAGGCTTCGATGTTGGGCTCTGAGCACGGGGCGGCGCTGGTGATGGCGGTCATCTGGCTGCCGGTCCTGCTTCTGATCGTCGTCCTGGTGGTCGACGTAGGCAACTGGTTCACCCACCGCCGCCACCTCCAGACGCAAGCGGACGCCGCCGCGCTGGCGGCCGCGGGGGACTTCACGCTCCCTTGCAACGACACCCCCATCGAGCAGACGGCGCGCTTCTACTCCGGCGACGAGACAGCGGGCTTCAACCACCAGCTCGGCGGTACCCCGCCCGACGAGACGCACATGGAGCTCAACTCCGACACCTGGTTCAACCAGGAGAGCCCGGTCGACGACACCGCACCGAACGGGACGCCGTGCGCGACGAAGGTGATCGACGTGAAGATGACCGAGACCGACCTGCCGCTCTTCTTCCAGGTCGCGGGCCTGTTCTCGAACGTGGACTTCATCAACACCCAGGCCCGGGTCGAGATCCGTGAACGCGAGCGCTTCAACAAAACGCTCCCCGTGGGGGTTCCCGACACCAATCCGCAGGTCGGCCGGGTGACGTTCATTGACGAGGCGACGGGGGCGGTGCTCGGCAGCCGACCGATCACCCGCAACGGCTCTCAGAACGGCCTCGCCATCTGGGACAACTCCTCCAGCCCGTTCCCGCTCACCGTGGACCGCGACCGGATCGGCGTGCGGGTGGCCTTCGGAGGCGCGACCTCCACGACCTGTGGCCAGCCCCTGGTGGAGTGCTACGACGCCGGCTCTGCAAACGGGATCCTCCTCGCCCGCGGCTATTCGATGGCCGGCTCAGGCACCCAGCCCAACGCCCCTCTGGCGCGCAACGTCTACCTGACTCCGGGCACCTGCACGGACCCCTATTTCCACGACGCGACCACCAGCTGCACGATCGGCGTCCACGCGGAGGTCGACTTCGGGCCCTGCAACACACTGATTGCGAATGTCGCTCCGAAGCTGACCGCGAGGGTCGGCGGCAACTCCTATCCGATGACGCTACAGAGCTGTCAGGCCGGAACCAGCAAGAGCGTCTGGGAGACCAACGGCGCCCCGGCCGCGATCAACCCGGAGGTCGGCCCGGTTTCCGTCTGGCTCGACTGGGAGGAGACCAAAGGCAACCAGGGCGGCAACGCCTGCAGGACCCAGGGCAACAACAGGTGCACGGGCAGCTTCGGATCGTCGGCCGCGCCGCTCATGCGTAGCTTCGCCGCCTCGAGCTCGCGCAGCGGGCCGATCCACTTCGCACAGCTCTGGGAGGGTGGCTCGGGCTGGGCGAACTCGTTCGAGCGCTGCTCGGCCGTGCAGACCTCCTGCACCCACAACGTGGTCGCCAAGATCGGCATCAAGCAAAACCTCCAGGACAACGCGGACAGCGTCAACGACCCGGTAGTCGAGCTGCGGTTCGCCGCCGGGAGCGGCAGCCAGAACCAGGCCCTCGACTGCGATCCGGCGGTCTCCAACCTCGAAAACGAGATCGCCACCGGCTGCGCGCCGGAGTACGAGCGCAACCAAGGCACAGCGTGCCCGAGCACGCGGGGCGCACTGTGGGCGAGCACTCAGCCCTGGGACTGCGTAGCAGTCGAAACGGGCGACAAGACCGGACAGATCAAAAAGGGGATGAACCTGCGGATCCATGGCTCCCAGAACCCTTCGAGCTGCGTCAGCCCCAACAACTGGTCCAGCTTCCCCGACTTCGACGAGGACGACCCGCGGATCGTGCCGGTGTTCATCACCCCGTTCGGAACTTTCCAGTCAAGCGGCCAGGAGAACGTGCCGGTCACGGGCTTCGGGACCTTCTATGTCACCGGCTGGGACGGCTCGAAATCGACCTGTCCCACAGACGACCTGGCGCCCTCCAAATCGGTCGTCGGCCACTTCATCAAGTACGTGCAAAGCCTGAACGACGGCTCCGCCGGAGGCGAGCTCTGCAATTTCGACGAGCTGGCCTCCTGTGTGGCGGTCCTGACCAGATGA
- the cpaB gene encoding Flp pilus assembly protein CpaB: MPTSTPELTPKKKTPAPAGSKRFALSTRPGTFALAAVAALAALGVLLVFMSNYRDSVRSGADQVRVLVANRAIDQGTSGDVIAEAKLFNATDVSEVDASEGAFADPSALRGLVANEAIYEGEQLTSDSFSSGADPIAGRLEGVQRALSIPVSKAEGNIGQLQTGSRIDVLGGFNAEQSGGRTRPVMDVLARNVLVLKVEESSSSTQNSDDHQVVVRVTDVEASRIAFASDTGQIWLTIRPPTLAKNSKINPVQLESLLGVDTIPVGG, encoded by the coding sequence ATGCCAACCAGCACACCGGAACTGACCCCGAAGAAGAAGACGCCGGCGCCAGCCGGGTCGAAGAGGTTCGCACTCTCGACTCGCCCGGGCACTTTTGCCCTGGCGGCCGTGGCGGCCCTGGCGGCGCTCGGGGTGCTGCTCGTGTTCATGAGCAACTACCGCGACAGCGTCCGCTCGGGCGCGGACCAGGTCCGGGTCCTGGTTGCAAACCGCGCGATCGACCAGGGCACCTCCGGCGACGTGATCGCGGAGGCCAAGCTGTTCAACGCGACCGACGTCAGCGAGGTCGATGCCTCCGAGGGCGCATTCGCCGATCCGTCCGCGCTTCGTGGCCTGGTCGCGAATGAGGCCATCTACGAGGGCGAGCAGCTCACGTCCGACAGCTTCAGCTCCGGCGCCGACCCGATCGCCGGCCGGCTCGAGGGCGTCCAGCGTGCACTCTCGATCCCGGTGTCGAAGGCCGAAGGGAACATCGGCCAGCTCCAGACGGGCTCGCGCATCGACGTCCTCGGCGGCTTCAACGCGGAGCAGTCGGGCGGTCGCACGCGGCCTGTGATGGACGTGCTCGCGCGCAACGTGCTCGTCCTCAAGGTGGAGGAGTCGTCAAGTTCGACGCAGAACAGCGATGACCACCAGGTCGTGGTGCGGGTCACCGACGTCGAGGCGAGCCGAATCGCGTTTGCGTCCGACACGGGCCAGATCTGGCTGACGATTCGCCCGCCGACGCTGGCGAAGAACTCGAAGATCAACCCGGTTCAGCTCGAGAGCCTGCTCGGGGTCGACACGATCCCGGTGGGGGGCTGA
- a CDS encoding AAA family ATPase, with the protein MHEPVKATVILDPDVDRGLVEAAIPADGQVAVTGVVEGLAEADHALQDPTIDLLAIACHGAPDAVLDLVHQATALRSTRPVVVLCEAAPEYYVPSLLEAGADDVIKLPETSERVMFSLEKAVARRRGRAVDSNGELSPMICVLGPKGGTGKTVAASNLAVEFARQGRRSAVIDLDLQFGDVGLALGLAPERTLYDLATSGGGLDAEKLDAYLSTHQSGAQALLAPLRPDQASVVTNDLLREVYGVLRATHDFVIVDSPPDFTPAVIAAVDASSHVCMVGMLDTLALKNTKLGLETLELMGYDRESVSLVLNRANSQIGLNHSDVEAIVGRKPDVLVPSDRDVPRSLSEGVPVVQGRSRSPVAGAFRELAGLYLRAADVNGNGGVPAGNGRRRRGMRVWRAG; encoded by the coding sequence ATGCACGAACCCGTCAAGGCAACAGTCATCCTCGACCCGGACGTCGATCGCGGCCTGGTCGAGGCAGCCATCCCGGCGGACGGCCAGGTGGCCGTCACCGGGGTGGTCGAAGGCCTGGCAGAGGCCGACCACGCGCTCCAGGACCCAACGATCGACCTGCTGGCGATCGCCTGCCACGGCGCGCCCGACGCGGTGCTCGATCTCGTCCACCAGGCAACGGCGCTGCGGTCGACTCGACCGGTCGTGGTTCTCTGCGAGGCGGCACCGGAGTACTACGTGCCCAGCCTCCTGGAGGCAGGAGCTGACGACGTGATCAAGTTGCCGGAGACGTCGGAGCGGGTCATGTTCTCGCTCGAGAAGGCGGTTGCCCGGCGTCGCGGTCGCGCAGTCGACTCGAACGGCGAGCTGTCGCCGATGATCTGCGTGCTCGGGCCGAAGGGCGGCACGGGCAAGACGGTCGCGGCGTCCAACCTCGCGGTCGAGTTCGCCCGGCAGGGCAGGCGGTCGGCTGTGATCGACCTGGACCTCCAGTTCGGGGACGTGGGGCTGGCTCTCGGGCTTGCGCCTGAGCGGACCCTCTACGACCTCGCCACCTCGGGCGGAGGGCTCGATGCGGAGAAGCTCGATGCCTATCTCTCGACCCACCAGTCGGGGGCGCAGGCACTGCTCGCGCCGCTGCGTCCCGACCAGGCGAGCGTGGTCACGAATGACCTGCTGCGCGAGGTCTACGGGGTGTTGCGGGCGACCCACGACTTCGTAATCGTGGACTCGCCGCCGGACTTCACCCCGGCGGTGATCGCCGCCGTCGACGCCTCCTCGCACGTCTGCATGGTGGGGATGCTCGACACCCTGGCGCTCAAGAACACCAAGCTCGGGCTGGAGACGCTCGAGCTGATGGGGTACGACCGCGAGTCTGTCTCGCTGGTGCTGAACCGCGCCAACAGCCAGATCGGCCTGAACCACTCCGACGTCGAAGCGATCGTGGGCCGCAAGCCCGACGTTCTCGTGCCGAGCGACAGGGACGTCCCCCGCTCACTCAGCGAGGGCGTGCCGGTCGTCCAGGGCAGGAGCCGGTCGCCGGTCGCCGGCGCGTTCCGCGAGCTGGCCGGGCTCTACCTGCGTGCCGCCGACGTCAACGGCAACGGCGGGGTGCCGGCGGGGAACGGCCGCCGCCGCCGCGGCATGCGCGTCTGGAGGGCCGGCTGA
- a CDS encoding CpaF family protein, producing MQLHERLATNSARPPVGHVDPFAELKNRLHQTVIADLGRVLFETEIEPEDMRRRVRAEVRGLLEQEHGVARADRDRLLDEITDDAVGHGPLEKLLADDSVTEIMVNGAHDVWVERHGRLFETPVRFIDDSHVRRIINKIVAQVGRRIDESSPMVDARLPDGSRVNAVISPLSLSGPLVTIRKFSRRRLTLHDLVKLGTVSPEVVEFIERCVRAELNVVISGGTGTGKTTLLNAISTAIPDADRIVTIEDAAELRLNQRHVLRLEARPKNIEGQGEIPIRELVRNSLRMRPDRIIVGEVRGAETLDMLQAMNTGHDGSLTTIHANSPRDALARIETMVLMSGFDLPVRAIRQQVSAAFELIIHLERLEDGGRRVTSIAEVQRMESDVITLQDIFTFEVEAVGSDHTVHGKLAPTGIHPTFHAKFRKRGVELPTHLFGNNRGQADGDLNAWANAGRAGSRA from the coding sequence ATGCAGTTGCACGAGCGCCTCGCGACGAATTCAGCCCGGCCGCCGGTCGGTCACGTCGACCCGTTCGCCGAGCTCAAGAACCGCCTCCATCAGACGGTGATCGCGGACCTCGGGCGTGTCCTGTTCGAGACCGAGATCGAGCCCGAGGACATGCGGCGCCGGGTGCGCGCCGAGGTGCGCGGCTTGCTCGAGCAGGAGCACGGGGTGGCGCGCGCCGACCGCGATCGTCTGCTGGACGAGATCACTGACGACGCCGTCGGGCACGGGCCGCTGGAGAAGCTCCTCGCCGACGACTCGGTGACGGAGATCATGGTCAACGGCGCTCACGACGTGTGGGTCGAGCGCCACGGGCGCCTCTTCGAGACGCCGGTGCGGTTCATCGACGACTCCCACGTACGCCGGATCATCAACAAGATCGTGGCGCAGGTGGGGCGGCGAATCGACGAGTCGTCGCCGATGGTGGATGCGCGCCTGCCGGACGGCAGCCGCGTCAACGCGGTCATCTCACCGCTCTCGCTCTCGGGCCCGCTGGTCACGATCCGCAAGTTCTCGCGGCGGCGGCTGACCCTGCACGACCTGGTCAAGCTCGGGACCGTGAGTCCCGAGGTCGTGGAGTTCATCGAGCGCTGCGTCCGGGCGGAGCTCAACGTCGTCATCTCCGGCGGTACCGGAACGGGGAAGACGACGCTCCTGAACGCGATCTCGACCGCGATTCCGGATGCCGACCGGATCGTGACCATCGAGGACGCGGCCGAGCTCCGGCTCAACCAGCGTCACGTCCTGCGCCTCGAGGCGCGGCCGAAGAACATCGAGGGTCAGGGGGAGATCCCGATCCGCGAGCTGGTCCGCAACTCGCTGCGCATGCGGCCCGACAGGATCATCGTGGGCGAGGTCCGCGGGGCCGAGACCCTGGACATGCTCCAGGCGATGAACACCGGCCACGACGGCTCGCTGACCACGATCCACGCCAACTCGCCGCGTGACGCGCTGGCGCGGATCGAGACCATGGTCCTGATGTCGGGCTTCGACCTCCCGGTCCGGGCGATCCGGCAGCAGGTCTCGGCGGCATTCGAGCTGATCATCCACCTCGAGCGCCTCGAGGATGGTGGCCGCCGCGTCACCTCCATCGCCGAGGTCCAGCGGATGGAGTCCGACGTGATCACCCTGCAGGACATATTCACCTTCGAGGTCGAGGCAGTGGGCTCGGACCACACCGTGCATGGGAAGCTGGCGCCAACCGGCATTCACCCCACCTTCCACGCCAAGTTCCGCAAGCGCGGCGTGGAGCTGCCGACCCACCTGTTCGGCAACAACCGGGGGCAGGCCGATGGCGACCTAAACGCGTGGGCCAACGCCGGACGAGCGGGGAGCCGGGCCTGA
- a CDS encoding type II secretion system F family protein, with amino-acid sequence MGKRRLASSLLAVAVAAGLALAPAALADGPRINEAGGPAFPERAYTLHVPREVSLGPDDVTVRENGDEVEGLGVQSAGAAAEGEFGTVLVIDASRSMAGSPIEEAMRAARAFSDRRSPGQELAVVTFNRKVDVALPLTTDADQISEVLSSEPKLGPSTHVQDAVAAAVRMLGQAGVTAGSVVLLSDGADTGSAASLADVTALARGAGVRVFAVGLRSKDFNPRALRRLAIDGAFANTARPRELAPIFERFGDILASDYLLRYHSAGEPGEALTVEVQVAGVPGVAQDRYVIPTPPADKAKPAQEGGFWKATGTMLAAIAIAAALFGVSLFVLARPQREAVRDRLARFVPVRGISDDPRAGSDGEAPRGPRAAAEGFLDGQRWWERFKEELDVARIQTPAIHIVAATALATFVVMLAIALGIGSVTLSPLGLLVIPAVRLVINRKLRHQRHEFAEQLADNLQIVASALRAGQSMVGAISVVIDEAPEPSRSEFRRIVNDERLGVPLEDAVRDVARRMDNRDLEQVALVAIIQRETGGNTAEVLDRVVDTVRERGTLRRLMETLTAQGRLSQIVVSVLPFALVAVITVVNADYMDPLFHTSTGQVLLLVGVGLSLLGSLLINRIVDVSD; translated from the coding sequence ATGGGCAAGCGCCGCCTCGCAAGCTCGTTGCTTGCCGTCGCGGTTGCGGCGGGGCTCGCCCTTGCGCCGGCGGCGCTGGCCGACGGCCCGAGGATCAACGAGGCCGGCGGGCCGGCCTTCCCGGAGCGTGCCTACACGCTGCACGTTCCGCGCGAGGTGTCCCTCGGCCCCGACGACGTGACCGTGCGCGAGAACGGCGACGAGGTCGAGGGCCTCGGGGTGCAGTCCGCCGGGGCGGCTGCGGAGGGCGAGTTCGGGACAGTGCTCGTGATCGACGCCAGCCGCAGCATGGCCGGCAGCCCGATCGAGGAGGCGATGCGCGCCGCGCGGGCATTCTCCGACCGCCGCTCGCCCGGCCAAGAGCTGGCCGTCGTGACCTTCAACCGCAAGGTCGATGTCGCGCTGCCGCTGACGACCGATGCCGACCAGATCTCCGAGGTGCTCTCGTCTGAGCCGAAGCTCGGGCCGTCCACACACGTTCAGGATGCGGTGGCGGCGGCGGTGCGGATGCTCGGCCAGGCCGGGGTCACCGCCGGATCGGTGGTCCTGCTATCCGACGGCGCCGACACCGGGAGCGCCGCCTCGCTCGCCGACGTGACCGCTTTGGCCAGGGGGGCCGGCGTGCGTGTGTTCGCGGTCGGGCTTCGCTCCAAGGACTTCAACCCCAGGGCGCTCCGCAGGCTGGCGATCGACGGCGCGTTCGCGAACACCGCCAGGCCCCGCGAGCTGGCGCCGATCTTCGAGCGCTTCGGGGACATTCTGGCCAGTGACTACCTGCTTCGCTACCACTCCGCTGGGGAGCCCGGCGAGGCGCTCACGGTCGAGGTCCAGGTCGCCGGCGTCCCCGGCGTCGCGCAGGACCGCTACGTGATCCCGACACCCCCGGCCGACAAGGCGAAGCCAGCCCAGGAGGGCGGCTTCTGGAAGGCGACCGGGACGATGCTGGCAGCAATCGCGATCGCCGCCGCGCTGTTCGGCGTCTCGCTCTTCGTGCTCGCGCGGCCGCAGCGTGAAGCCGTGCGAGATCGGCTGGCCCGCTTCGTGCCGGTCCGCGGCATCTCGGACGACCCCCGTGCAGGTTCTGACGGAGAGGCGCCCAGGGGGCCGCGCGCCGCGGCGGAGGGCTTCCTCGACGGCCAGCGCTGGTGGGAGCGCTTCAAGGAGGAGCTCGACGTCGCCCGGATCCAGACGCCCGCGATCCACATCGTTGCCGCGACCGCGCTCGCGACCTTCGTGGTCATGCTGGCGATCGCGTTGGGAATCGGCTCGGTGACGCTGTCGCCCCTTGGGCTCCTCGTGATCCCGGCCGTGCGCTTGGTGATCAACCGCAAGCTCCGGCACCAGCGACACGAGTTCGCGGAGCAGCTCGCCGACAACCTTCAGATCGTCGCCTCGGCGCTTCGCGCCGGGCAGAGCATGGTCGGCGCGATCTCGGTCGTGATCGACGAGGCTCCCGAGCCTTCGCGCTCGGAGTTCCGCCGCATCGTCAACGACGAGCGGCTCGGCGTGCCGCTCGAGGACGCTGTCCGCGACGTGGCGCGCAGGATGGACAACCGAGACCTGGAGCAGGTCGCCCTGGTGGCGATCATCCAGCGCGAGACGGGCGGCAACACGGCGGAGGTGCTCGACCGCGTGGTCGACACGGTCCGTGAGCGGGGCACACTGCGGCGCCTGATGGAGACCCTGACCGCGCAGGGGCGACTCTCCCAGATCGTGGTCTCGGTGCTGCCGTTCGCGCTCGTCGCCGTGATCACAGTGGTCAACGCCGACTACATGGATCCTCTCTTCCACACGAGTACGGGGCAGGTCCTGCTTCTGGTAGGCGTCGGGCTCTCGCTGCTCGGCTCGCTTTTGATCAATCGGATCGTGGACGTAAGCGACTAG